Proteins encoded together in one Triticum dicoccoides isolate Atlit2015 ecotype Zavitan chromosome 7B, WEW_v2.0, whole genome shotgun sequence window:
- the LOC119337049 gene encoding vesicle-associated protein 1-3-like encodes MSAGSASFLEIQPSELAFPFELMKQSSCSMQLANKTDHYVAFKVKTTNPKQYCVRPNIGVVLPGSTCDVTVTMQAQREAPPDLQCKDKFLVQSVAAENGAATQDISAAMFNKEPGKVVDECKLRVIYVPTSSPSLFSEDSEQGSSARSLENGTPNSTLPQSVFRSSGEASKEKSSEATSMISKLTEEKMSAVQQNQKLRQELDVLRKESSKSNGGFSITFLIVVGILGIIAGFILKKT; translated from the exons ATGAGCGCCGGAAGCGCGAGTTTCCTCGAGATCCAGCCCTCGGAGCTGGCATTTCCCT TTGAATTGATGAAGCAGAGCTCGTGCTCCATGCAACTCGCAAATAAGACCGACCATTATGTAGCATTCAAG GTCAAAACTACCAACCCAAAGCAGTACTGTGTGCGCCCTAATATTGGCGTTGTACTTCCTGGGTCGACTTGTGATGTTACAG TTACAATGCAAGCGCAGAGGGAAGCACCTCCTGATCTGCAGTGTAAGGACAAGTTCCTAGTTCAAAGTGTTGCAGCTGAGAATGGTGCAGCAACTCAAGATATTAGTGCAGCAATG TTCAACAAGGAGCCAGGGAAGGTTGTTGATGAATGCAAGCTGCGTGTAATTTATGTGCCAACATCTTCACCTAGCCTGTTCTCTGAAGATTCAGAACAAGGGAGTTCTGCTCGTTCATTGGAAAACGGGACTCCTAATTCTACATTGCCACAATCT GTATTTAGATCATCTGGTGAAGCATCAAAGGAGAAGTCCTCGGAG GCAACATCCATGATTTCCAAGCTAACTGAGGAGAAAATGTCTGCTGTTCAGCAAAACCAGAAGTTGAGACAAGAGCTG GATGTCCTACGCAAAGAGAGCAGCAAAAGCAACGGCGGTTTCTCAATCACCTTCTTGATTGTGGTGGGTATTCTGGGCATCATCGCTGGTTTCATCCTCAAGAAGACATAG